The DNA sequence CCCGCCGGTGGCGCTGTCCTGCACCGCGGGCGAGGCGCGCAGCTCCATCTACTGCACCTCCTCCGACATGGGCGGGCACCGGGCGGTGCTGGCCCGCTTCCTGCAGACCGACATGAACCCGGGGGAGGCCCTCCGCATCGTCGTGGGCTACCCCGCCGGCGCCATCGGCGGCGAGGCGATCGTCGAACGCGACTGGTCGGTGCAGACGGCCTTCGCCATCACGCCGCTCACCGCCACCGTCTTCGGGCTGCTGCTGCTGGTGCCGGTGGGCGTGCTGGTGGCGCTCATCCGCATCCGCGGACGGGACGAGCGCACGCTGCGCACCGAGGCCGCCGCCGGCGACAGCGCTCCCGTCGACGCCTCGGGCCCCGGTGCGGACGGCATCCGCTTCAAACCGCCCGACGACGTCCACCCCGGCCAGATCGGCACCCTGATCGACGAGCAGGCGGACGTCGTCGACATCACCGCCACCGTCGTCGACCTGGCCGTGCGCGGCCATCTCACCATCCGGGAACTGCCGCACGCGCAGTACTCGGCCACCGACTGGCGCCTCGACAAGCTTCCGCCGCCCGCCGACGACGAACTGCTGCCCTACGAGCGGATGCTGCTCGACGCCCTCTTCCACAACGGCGACCAGGCCAAGGTCTCCGAACTGGGCCACAGCGGCTTCCCCGCACGGCTCTCGGCGGTCCGCGAAGAGCTGTACCGCGACATGGTGCGGCTGAAGTGGTTCGCCTACCGGCCCAACCTGGAGCGCAACCGCTGGGCCACCGCCGGGATCGGCATCACCGTGCTGGGTGTGGTGCTGACGACGGTGCTGGCGGTGTTCACCGAGGCCGCCTTCACCGCCCTGGCGGTGATCATCGCCGGCGCGGCCGTGACCGTGGGCGCCCAGTTCATGCCCGCCAAGACGCGGCAGGGCAGTGTGGTCTTCGCGCACACTTTGGGCTTCCGCTCCTACCTGCTCAGCGCCGACGCCGAGGACGTTCCGCAGCGGCACCGAGTGAGCCTGTTCTCCCGCTACCTGCCCTACGCGATCATCTTCGACAACGTCGAGCGGTGGGCGGCCGTTCTGGCCTCGGCGGGAAGCGAAGGCGCGGCCGACGGCCTGCCCTGGTACATAGGCCCCGACGACTGGCGGCTGCAGGACTTCGCGGACTCCATCAAGACCTTCGCGCTCACGCTTACCGGCGTGATCTCCAACACGCGGCAGTTCCGCACGCTGAACTGAAGGCTCTGCAGGCCCTGAAGGCGGGGACACATCGGCCGCGCCCGGCCTGGCCGGGGCGGTCGCCAACGTAGGGAGGAACGCATGCGGGCGGTTCTGCAGCGGGTCGCGCACGCTTCGGTGACCGTCGGGGACGAGGTCGTCGGCGAGATCACCGGGCCGGGGCTGCTAGCCCTGGTCGGGGTCACCCACACCGACACCGCGGCCGAGGCCGGGCGCCTTGCCGCCAAGATGTGGGGCCTACGCATCCTCGACGGCGAGGCGTCGTGCTCGGACATCGGCGCACCGCTGCTGGTCGTCAGCCAGTTCACCCTCTACGGCGACGCGCGCAAAGGCCGCCGGCCGACCTGGCAGGCGGCGGCGCCGGGGCCCGTCGCCGAACCGCTCGTCGACACCGTCGTCGAGGAGCTGCGCGGCCTCGGCGCCCACGTCGCGACCGGCGTGTTCGGGGCGCAGATGTCGGTGGCGCTGACCAACGAAGGGCCGTTCACCGTCGTCGTCGAGGTGTGAACGGCCTCCGCCGATTCGCGGCGGCCGCGGACGCTACTCCTCGGCCGCCCCCGTCACCGGCTCGAACTTGTAGCCCAGTCCGCGCACGGTCACTATGAACTCCGGGTTGCCGGGGTCGGCCTCGATCTTCGCCCGCAGCCGCTTGACGTGCACGTCCAGGGTCTTGGTGTCGCCCACGTAGTCGGCGCCCCAGACGCGGTCGATGAGCTGCATGCGGGTCAGCACCCGTCCGGCGTTGCGCAGCAGCACCTCCAGCAGCTCGAACTCCTTGAGGGGAAGCTGGATGCTGTCGCCGCGCACCGTCACCACGTGCCGCTCCACGTCCATCCGCACCGGACCGGCCTCCAGCGCCGTGGGCAGCAGCGCCTCGTCCTCGCCGCGCCGGCGCAGCACGGCGCGGATCCGGGCGACCAGCTCGCGGGAGGAGAACGGCTTGGTCACGTAGTCGTCGGCGCCCAGTTCCAGGCCGACGACCTTGTCGATCTCGCTGTCCTTGGCCGTCAGCATGATGACCGGGACGTTGGACTTCTGCCGCAGCGTCCGGCACACCTCGGTGCCGGGTAGGCCGGGCAGCATCAGATCGAGCAGTACCAGGTCGGCCCCGGTCCGGTCGAAAGCCTCCAACGCCACCGTTCCGGTCTGTGCGACCGCGACCTCGAACCCTTCCTTGCGCAGCATGTACGAGAGGGCATCGCTGTAGGATTCCTCGTCCTCAACGACGAGTACACGCGTCACTGTGCTGCCTCCTGATTTGATCTTTCACCGGGGCCGGGACGCTCCCGGGTCTGGGCGTCGGGCAGACGCAACGTGAACGTCGAGCCCGAGCCCTCCTTGCTCCACACCGTGACTTCGCCGCGGTGGTGGGTCATGATGTGCTTTACGATCGCGAGCCCCAGTCCGGTCCCGCCGGTGGCGCGGCTGCGCGCGGCGTCGACACGGTAGAAGCGCTCGAAGATGCGTTCCAGGTCCTGGGCGGGGATCCCGATCCCCTGGTCCGCCACGCTGATCTCCACCATGTCGTCGGCGGCCTCCACCGAGATCGACACCCGCGTGCGTTCGGGACTATAGGCGACGGCGTTGGCGACGAGGTTGCGCATGGCGGTGACCAGCAAGCCCTCGTCACCCAGCACGACGGCACCCTCGGTGCCGCTGGCGACGAGTTCGATCTCCTTGGTCTCCGCGGCGGTCCGGACGAAGTCCATGGCCTCGTCGACCACCACCTCGACGGGGACGCGGTCGGGATCGGCCATCGGCTCGGCGCCCTGGATGCGGGACAGCGTGATGAGGTCCTGGATGACGCTCGTCAGCCGGGCCGACTCCTGCTGCATCCTGCCGGTGAAGCGGCGCACCGCCTCGGGGTCGTCGCTGGCGTCCGCGATGGTCTCGGCGAGCAGGGACAGCGCGCCGACGGGGGTTTTGAGCTCGTGGCTGATATTGGCCACGAAATCGCGGCGGACCGCCTCGACACGGCGGCGCTCGGTCTGGTCCTCGGCCAGCACCAGCACCAGACCGGTGCCTCCCAGCGGCGCCACTCGAACAGCGAACGAGGTGGAGTCGGGGCCGAATTTGCGGACCGCGACCTCGATCTCGGTCTCGCGGATGACGCCGTCGCGGCGCACCTGCCGGGCCAGCGCCAGCAGGTCGCTGATGACCAGCTCCTCGCCGCGCACGATCCCGTAGGCGCGCGCTGCGGAACTGGCCCGCAGCACGCGGTCGGCCGGGTCGAGGACGACCGCGGAGGACGGCAGGGCCGCCAGCACCTCGGCGATCCCCGCCGGCAGCTCCGTTTGCCGCGGCGGCTCCTGGGCACGTCTTCCGCCCGACTCGCTGATGCGGAACGCCAGGCCCGCCGCGACACCTGTCACGAGGCCGACGAGTCCCGCGATAGCGGCGAGCAGTTCTCCTTGCACGCTTCGATCGTAAGCTGCGGATGCGCTGCTTTACCCTGCTGACCACGGCTTACAACCGAGGTTCTGTGATTGTTCACCGATGATTCCGGAATGATTCAGCTACGAACTGGGACGATGTGAACCATGCGCGATACGTATCATGAGGAGCTTGACTCCCTCAGCGAGCGCCTCGTCGAGATGACGCGGCTTGCCCGTCACGCGGTCGCACGTGCGACCACCGCACTGCTCGACGCCGACCTGAATGCGGCGCAGGAGGTCATCTCGGGCGACGAGGAGCTCAACCGGCTGGATGAGGAGATCGAGGCCACGGCGTTCGACCTGATGGCCCGGCAGCAGCCGGTGGCACGTGACCTGCGCATCATCATCACCTCACTGCACATGGCCGGCGATCTGGAGCGCATGGGCGACCACGCGGTGCACATAGCGAAGATCGCGCGCCGCCGCCACCCCGACTCCGCCATCCCCAAGGAGTTGCGCTCCACGGTGCTGGAGATGGGCCACCAGGCCGAGCTGCTGGTCATCAAGGCGGGGGAGGTCGTCTCGGAGCGCGACGCGGAGAAGGCGCTCGAACTCGACTCCGACGACGACCGGATGGACCGGCTGCGCCGTCGGCTGCTCACCCGGATCCTCGACCCGAACTGGCAGCACGGGGTCGAGGCGACCATGGACGTCACCCTGGCCGGGCGCTTCTACGAGCGCTTCGGCGACCACGCGGTGCACGTCGCCGACAACCTCGTTTACATGGTGACGGGGGAGCGGCCCAACGACCAGGAGCGGGAGACCGAGGGCCCTCGGGCCTAGCGCCGGTCCGCCGGCGTGCGCCGTGCGCCGGTCGGCGCCCTGGGAATCGGCACTGCCGGGTCGGCCGTCTCGGCGACGGGGAGCGCGGTCGGCCCGGCTGCGTGCCGCGGCCGCAGCCGGGGTGCGGGGCCTCGCACCCCCGCGAGCTGCGCTTGGGCCGAAGCGGGGCGCCAAACCCCGGCCGCTGCACGCGAGCGCGAACGCGGTGAGATGATGGGGTGGGAGGTACCTCCTTCGGGCATCCCCCGCGCGCCGACCAGAGGCGCGCGCGACAGCGGGTGGCAGCCGCTGCGGCCGTCGTCAGGCACGTATTCCGGAGTGGCCGGAAGCACCTGACGTGAGCTTTGTCAAGACCCCGAATGCGGCACTGACCTGCGCGTACGTAAACCCGATAGGTACGTTAAGTCACAGATTCGTGGTATCCTGGTGGTAGCGGAAGGGGTACTTGTCACATGACTTTCAAGGTCGGCGACACCGTTGTCTACCCCCATCATGGGGCTGCTCGTATTGAGGCGATCGAGACTCGCACCATTAAGGGCGAGGATAGGACCTACCTCGTTCTCCGGGTCGACAAGGGTGATCTCACAGTACGCGTACCGGCTGAGAACGCCCAGGACGTCGGTGTTCGCGACGTTGTCGGGCAGGACGGCCTGGACCATGTCTTCGAGGTCCTGCGCGCACCGCACACCGAGGAACCCACGAACTGGTCGCGGCGCTACAAGGCGAACCTGGAGAAGCTCGCCTCCGGCGACGTCAACAAGGTCGCGGAGGTCGTGCGCGACCTCTGGCGGCGCGACAAGGAGCGCGGGCTCTCGGCCGGCGAGAAGCGCATGCTCGCCAAGGCGCGCCAGATCCTCGTGAGCGAGCTCGCGCTCGCGGAGAAGACCAACGAGGACAAGGCCGAGGCGCTTCTCGACGAGGTTCTCACCAACTGACAAAAGCCACGAAAACGACCGCATTATGACAAGAATGCCGAGGGTGGGCGTCGGTACCGACGTCCACCCTTTTGCTTCCGGAAGAATTCTCTTTCTGGCCGGATTGGAATGGCCGGACGAAACCGGCGTGAGCGGCCATTCGGACGGCGACGTCGCCGCGCACGCCGCCTGCGACGCACTGTTCTCGGCGAGCGGCCTGGGCGATCTGGGCAGCCAGTTCGGCACCGGCGATCCCCGTTGGAAGGGCGCCTCCGGTGTCGCTTTGCTGACCGAGGCAGCCGCGCGGGTGCGCCGAGCCGGCTTCGAGATCGGCAACGTCGCGGTGCAGATCATCGGCAACCGCCCCAAGTTCGCGCCGCGCAGAGCCGAGGCCGAACGGGTGCTGTCAGCGGCCGCGGGTGCTTCGGTGTCGGTGTCGGCCACCACCACCGACGGTCTGGGGCTGACCGGCCGCGGCGAAGGCATCGCAGCCATCGCCACGGCACTGTGCGCACCCCTGGACTCCTGACCGCACGGCGGCGAGCCGCGGGCGGCGCACGCCGCCAGAGCCGGGATTCAGGAGCCGCCCTGCGCGCCAGGCGCGGCGCGGGTCCGGCGCGCCGCATCGAGACTGTACGCACGGTCATGCTCGGCGCCGAGAACGGCGCCACGGAGAGTCTCGCCACTCCTGCGGTGCCCGACGGCCGACCCCCTTTACTCCTCGGGCGGTGTGGGCTCGCTGCGCACCCGGTTGGACGGCGGGTCCTCCGGCGGCTGCGACGCGGGGCCGCGACGGGGCGACCGTCGCGGCTTGAGGACCATGGGGCGCTTCTCTATCGGCGGCACCGCGGGGTAGGCGAGGCCGCGGGGCGGCTCGTGGGACTCGGCGTCGGAGGGAAGCGGGGCCGGGGCCGGATCGCCGTTCTCGGTTTCGGCGGAGACCGGCGCGGGACCGGTAGCAGGCGCATCGGCGGCAGGCTCGCCCTCGTCGCTGGTGGGGTCGCCCGCGGGCAGGTCGTGCACGAAGCCGTCGGTGTCCTCGGCAGCCTGCGGCGCCGCGGGCGCTTCGGTCGCACTCGCGGCGTGATCGTCGCCGCCGCCGTGCCTGTCACCTGACGCCGGCTCGGCGGTCGGCGGCGCGGGCGCGGCCCGCTTGATGGGGTTCTCGGCTGCGCCGGGCGTGCGCTTGGGCAGTTCGGGGGCGCCGCGCTCCGCGGGGCCGCCTTCGCCCTCGGGCGCGGCGGCCGGTGCGCCGGGAGTTGCGGAACCGGTGTCGTCGGCAGCGGCGGCGGTGGAGGCGGGGGCTTCGGGCGCGGGTGTGTCGCCCGTCGGCTCCTCCCGCGCGGCGGGCACGGCGTCGGTCCGGTACGTCTCCGGACCGGTGAGGTGGTCGCCCGACTCCCCGTCCCATCCGGCCACGGCGGTCTCAGGCGCGGTCGCTTGGGCGGCGGGTCCGGCGTCGGCCACGGAGCGCTCCGGGGGTGCGGGGTCGGTTCCGCCGGGGGTGTCCTCCGAGACTTCCGCCGGTGCGGCGCCGGGGGGAGGAACCTCCGGATCGGCGCCGGAACCGGGTTCGGGCCGCTCGCGCTCGGCTGCGGTGGGCGTCTCCGCGGCGTCCGGCGCGGGCCCCTCCGGTTCTGTGCCGGTCTCTGTGACGCGGGCCTCTGCCGCCGCGGAGTCGGCGGACCGCGGCCCGTTCTCGGCGGTCCTCGGCGCTTCACCGCCTGCGGAGACCGCCGACGCGTTGGGCCATAGCAGGGCGGTGGGCGAGTCGTCGCGTTCGTCCGATGCCGTGTCCGGCCTGCCCGCCGCCGTCTCCGCCTGCTCCGTCGGCTGCGCGGTATCGCCGCTCCCCTCCCGGGCGCTGCCGCGGCGGCGGCCGAGGAAGCCCATTCGGCGGCCGCGCCCCGGCCCGGACGGCTCGGGTGCGGCAGGCGCGGGATGTTCAGGACGCGTAGGACGCTCGCCGGGCTGGGGACGCGGCGGATGCAGGCCGGGATCGCGGAAGTCGGCCGGTTCG is a window from the Streptomonospora litoralis genome containing:
- a CDS encoding DUF2207 domain-containing protein, giving the protein MWRVGIARAAAAAGALIALSAAASAPVGAHPAAAAQGDSSPSVAASLPASVPDDGANRGTTNAIRLNLDEKGVLHAEESISFGQDPPEEFVRTFSVRESYDADHSRIYKIERISAVDGSGRDVPVSTDKGGGTLDMRMDTAGRSEVVLRYTVRGAVDPVGDGTELEWTAVGGYSRTVAETTVVVDAAVPPVALSCTAGEARSSIYCTSSDMGGHRAVLARFLQTDMNPGEALRIVVGYPAGAIGGEAIVERDWSVQTAFAITPLTATVFGLLLLVPVGVLVALIRIRGRDERTLRTEAAAGDSAPVDASGPGADGIRFKPPDDVHPGQIGTLIDEQADVVDITATVVDLAVRGHLTIRELPHAQYSATDWRLDKLPPPADDELLPYERMLLDALFHNGDQAKVSELGHSGFPARLSAVREELYRDMVRLKWFAYRPNLERNRWATAGIGITVLGVVLTTVLAVFTEAAFTALAVIIAGAAVTVGAQFMPAKTRQGSVVFAHTLGFRSYLLSADAEDVPQRHRVSLFSRYLPYAIIFDNVERWAAVLASAGSEGAADGLPWYIGPDDWRLQDFADSIKTFALTLTGVISNTRQFRTLN
- the dtd gene encoding D-aminoacyl-tRNA deacylase, translated to MRAVLQRVAHASVTVGDEVVGEITGPGLLALVGVTHTDTAAEAGRLAAKMWGLRILDGEASCSDIGAPLLVVSQFTLYGDARKGRRPTWQAAAPGPVAEPLVDTVVEELRGLGAHVATGVFGAQMSVALTNEGPFTVVVEV
- a CDS encoding response regulator transcription factor; this translates as MTRVLVVEDEESYSDALSYMLRKEGFEVAVAQTGTVALEAFDRTGADLVLLDLMLPGLPGTEVCRTLRQKSNVPVIMLTAKDSEIDKVVGLELGADDYVTKPFSSRELVARIRAVLRRRGEDEALLPTALEAGPVRMDVERHVVTVRGDSIQLPLKEFELLEVLLRNAGRVLTRMQLIDRVWGADYVGDTKTLDVHVKRLRAKIEADPGNPEFIVTVRGLGYKFEPVTGAAEE
- a CDS encoding sensor histidine kinase, which translates into the protein MQGELLAAIAGLVGLVTGVAAGLAFRISESGGRRAQEPPRQTELPAGIAEVLAALPSSAVVLDPADRVLRASSAARAYGIVRGEELVISDLLALARQVRRDGVIRETEIEVAVRKFGPDSTSFAVRVAPLGGTGLVLVLAEDQTERRRVEAVRRDFVANISHELKTPVGALSLLAETIADASDDPEAVRRFTGRMQQESARLTSVIQDLITLSRIQGAEPMADPDRVPVEVVVDEAMDFVRTAAETKEIELVASGTEGAVVLGDEGLLVTAMRNLVANAVAYSPERTRVSISVEAADDMVEISVADQGIGIPAQDLERIFERFYRVDAARSRATGGTGLGLAIVKHIMTHHRGEVTVWSKEGSGSTFTLRLPDAQTRERPGPGERSNQEAAQ
- the phoU gene encoding phosphate signaling complex protein PhoU is translated as MRDTYHEELDSLSERLVEMTRLARHAVARATTALLDADLNAAQEVISGDEELNRLDEEIEATAFDLMARQQPVARDLRIIITSLHMAGDLERMGDHAVHIAKIARRRHPDSAIPKELRSTVLEMGHQAELLVIKAGEVVSERDAEKALELDSDDDRMDRLRRRLLTRILDPNWQHGVEATMDVTLAGRFYERFGDHAVHVADNLVYMVTGERPNDQERETEGPRA
- a CDS encoding CarD family transcriptional regulator is translated as MTFKVGDTVVYPHHGAARIEAIETRTIKGEDRTYLVLRVDKGDLTVRVPAENAQDVGVRDVVGQDGLDHVFEVLRAPHTEEPTNWSRRYKANLEKLASGDVNKVAEVVRDLWRRDKERGLSAGEKRMLAKARQILVSELALAEKTNEDKAEALLDEVLTN
- the ispF gene encoding 2-C-methyl-D-erythritol 2,4-cyclodiphosphate synthase, encoding MPRVGVGTDVHPFASGRILFLAGLEWPDETGVSGHSDGDVAAHAACDALFSASGLGDLGSQFGTGDPRWKGASGVALLTEAAARVRRAGFEIGNVAVQIIGNRPKFAPRRAEAERVLSAAAGASVSVSATTTDGLGLTGRGEGIAAIATALCAPLDS
- a CDS encoding DUF2637 domain-containing protein, which codes for MAVKSSSRTPSARNTVEPPRSGSPVAAVLVTALGVLVIAACAVLLSYNGIYQVAVQGDIDGRYAHLYPAGFTLLVLMALWTSYVLRTAPRSRRLWVDGLILALVALGAGASALQAGDRVLVPDVALVVAAVAPWVALLVAFRLFLWVVMHVRGEIPGTRPRSSREGRTERAEPDTEPAPPAVDRRQDTQPLGEVLQPETPADSGRGAEPAPAFEPDGEDPRPARETEPADFRDPGLHPPRPQPGERPTRPEHPAPAAPEPSGPGRGRRMGFLGRRRGSAREGSGDTAQPTEQAETAAGRPDTASDERDDSPTALLWPNASAVSAGGEAPRTAENGPRSADSAAAEARVTETGTEPEGPAPDAAETPTAAERERPEPGSGADPEVPPPGAAPAEVSEDTPGGTDPAPPERSVADAGPAAQATAPETAVAGWDGESGDHLTGPETYRTDAVPAAREEPTGDTPAPEAPASTAAAADDTGSATPGAPAAAPEGEGGPAERGAPELPKRTPGAAENPIKRAAPAPPTAEPASGDRHGGGDDHAASATEAPAAPQAAEDTDGFVHDLPAGDPTSDEGEPAADAPATGPAPVSAETENGDPAPAPLPSDAESHEPPRGLAYPAVPPIEKRPMVLKPRRSPRRGPASQPPEDPPSNRVRSEPTPPEE